A stretch of the Aminipila terrae genome encodes the following:
- a CDS encoding DMT family transporter — translation MKYNKEIMSVFGLIVCASLWGIGFPAMKAVATLPTFYMIAVRFAVAAMVLGILFFKQLKFTSKILIKNALILSLLNFSLYIFDTIGIKYTSSAKASFFSCLGFLIIPILNLIIYKQKFTKITTISVSICLTGIIFLSYSPDMGFKLALGDIICIGGSVLGSLYIIYLDRISQKGENSNPILLSTFMMFFTCLWSTSVAWFHHDFTVMPSRINLYILIFIGLFCTCIAFLLQTICQKYVPSNRVGIIFAIEPTSGAFLSILLLNEKMSSVGILGGILVIGSLLYQEIMSNKIHKEDGDTLQA, via the coding sequence ATGAAATATAACAAAGAAATAATGTCAGTCTTTGGACTTATTGTTTGTGCTTCGTTATGGGGTATTGGGTTTCCTGCAATGAAAGCTGTCGCAACATTACCCACATTCTACATGATAGCTGTGCGGTTTGCTGTTGCAGCAATGGTACTTGGCATCCTGTTTTTTAAACAATTAAAATTTACCAGTAAAATTCTGATAAAAAACGCACTGATTCTTTCTCTGTTAAATTTTTCTTTATACATCTTTGATACAATTGGAATAAAGTATACCTCCTCTGCAAAAGCATCGTTCTTTAGCTGCCTGGGTTTTCTTATAATACCTATCTTAAATTTAATCATATATAAACAAAAATTCACCAAAATAACCACTATCAGTGTTTCTATCTGCCTGACAGGTATTATTTTTTTATCTTACTCTCCTGACATGGGATTTAAACTGGCACTTGGTGATATTATCTGCATAGGAGGTTCTGTTCTGGGCTCTCTTTATATTATTTATCTTGACAGAATCAGCCAAAAGGGTGAGAACAGTAATCCAATACTTCTTTCCACCTTTATGATGTTCTTTACCTGTCTTTGGAGCACTTCAGTGGCGTGGTTCCATCATGATTTTACGGTTATGCCTTCAAGAATTAATCTGTATATTTTAATATTTATCGGTCTGTTTTGTACCTGCATAGCTTTTCTGCTTCAAACCATCTGTCAGAAATATGTACCTTCTAACCGGGTGGGGATCATATTTGCTATAGAACCTACCTCAGGAGCTTTCTTATCCATATTACTTCTCAATGAAAAAATGAGTAGTGTTGGTATCTTAGGAGGAATTCTGGTTATTGGCAGTTTACTTTACCAGGAAATTATGAGTAATAAAATCCATAAAGAAGATGGTGATACTCTTCAGGCATAG
- a CDS encoding glycyl radical protein produces the protein MLNERLQRMREKYFDTIPVITSERLVLATLAHQKFAGEAIPIFRAKIVRYVLENMTTLIMDDELIVGTPTNEYRGANLFPEYTSSKWLTEDIDEFPIRKTDPYRIKKEDREIILEALKYWEGKSMEDLSLEILPAYIENARQQDLISVGCRNGVSGETTPNHKKFLEIGLKGYMKECAANIERVKGGTKEKQEKVDFWKACIIICEGLISYAHRMAEEAERQAGECKDEKRKRELMQIAENCRIVPENPPETFHQALQMIWFIQVVFHIEAPTTACGFGRFDQYMYPAFKTDYEKGRMKQEEALELLECFYLKCCEVYEVRDRWYAKSFAGYPMWEILMVGGQTPEGHDATNELSYLCLDAAADLQTTQPVLAVRVFKDTPGELIRKGARMIQAGMANPGFFNDNAAIPMTMGKGCTIEEARDWTIVGCIQPAPGGGTTDGSPDAGYVNAPKVLELVLHNGKDPKTGEQLGLETGNPEEFKSMEELKNAVKEQLKYFYQMIKEGYDLMVPQHMLRLPVIFASMAMEGCVQSGKSVQEGGAKYTTAGMFITGAANLADSLVAIEEVVFKDRDIGIGELITALDENFEGNERLRQLLINKPAKYGNDNEYVDGIAREILGFCADTVQSWEDSRHGHYSFCNLSQTVNISHGEACGATPDGRRAGEPYCDNASPTMGRDLSGPTATVKSVAAIDQKKFHDGALFNLRFDPKGIEGEKGLQILEGVIKTYFDNGGEHIQINVVDDKTLKAAQNEPEKYKGLMVRVAGYMAYFTELDKAAQDTIIYRTAHLK, from the coding sequence ATGTTAAATGAAAGACTTCAGAGGATGAGAGAAAAGTATTTTGACACCATTCCTGTCATTACATCCGAAAGGCTGGTTCTTGCTACTTTGGCACATCAGAAATTTGCAGGAGAGGCTATTCCAATTTTCAGAGCTAAAATAGTCAGGTACGTGCTGGAGAATATGACCACTCTTATTATGGATGATGAGCTTATTGTGGGTACACCAACAAATGAATACCGGGGGGCGAATTTATTCCCTGAGTATACTTCAAGTAAATGGCTTACTGAGGATATTGACGAGTTTCCAATAAGAAAGACAGATCCATATAGAATTAAGAAGGAAGACAGAGAAATTATATTAGAAGCCCTTAAATATTGGGAAGGTAAGTCTATGGAAGATTTATCTCTTGAAATTCTTCCAGCATACATTGAGAATGCCAGACAACAAGATCTTATTTCAGTGGGATGCAGAAATGGAGTTTCAGGTGAGACCACGCCCAATCATAAAAAATTTTTAGAAATAGGGTTAAAAGGTTATATGAAAGAATGCGCTGCAAATATTGAAAGAGTAAAAGGCGGAACCAAGGAAAAACAGGAAAAAGTGGATTTTTGGAAAGCCTGTATCATAATATGTGAAGGCCTGATTTCTTACGCACACAGAATGGCTGAAGAGGCAGAAAGGCAGGCCGGAGAGTGCAAGGATGAAAAAAGAAAGAGAGAATTGATGCAGATTGCAGAAAACTGCAGGATAGTTCCTGAGAATCCCCCTGAAACCTTTCATCAGGCATTACAAATGATTTGGTTCATCCAGGTGGTATTTCATATTGAAGCTCCAACCACTGCGTGTGGGTTTGGAAGGTTTGACCAGTATATGTATCCAGCTTTTAAGACGGACTATGAGAAAGGGAGGATGAAGCAGGAGGAAGCTTTGGAGTTACTGGAATGCTTTTACCTAAAATGCTGTGAAGTATATGAGGTAAGAGACCGATGGTATGCCAAGTCTTTTGCGGGATATCCCATGTGGGAAATTCTCATGGTGGGAGGTCAGACCCCGGAAGGTCATGACGCCACAAATGAATTATCCTATTTATGCCTGGATGCAGCGGCAGATTTACAGACAACACAGCCGGTACTTGCGGTACGTGTTTTCAAAGATACACCAGGAGAACTTATACGAAAAGGTGCCAGGATGATACAGGCAGGAATGGCGAACCCCGGTTTTTTTAATGATAATGCTGCTATCCCAATGACCATGGGGAAAGGCTGCACCATTGAAGAGGCAAGAGACTGGACCATTGTAGGATGTATTCAGCCGGCACCAGGGGGAGGAACTACCGATGGCTCACCAGACGCAGGCTATGTAAATGCTCCCAAAGTTTTAGAATTAGTATTACATAATGGCAAAGATCCTAAAACAGGAGAACAGCTGGGACTTGAGACTGGTAATCCGGAAGAATTTAAATCCATGGAGGAATTAAAAAATGCAGTAAAAGAACAACTTAAGTACTTTTATCAAATGATTAAGGAAGGATATGACCTGATGGTACCCCAGCATATGCTAAGGCTTCCTGTAATATTTGCTTCCATGGCAATGGAAGGCTGCGTTCAGTCTGGGAAATCTGTTCAGGAAGGGGGAGCCAAGTATACTACAGCAGGTATGTTTATAACAGGAGCTGCAAATCTGGCAGATTCATTAGTTGCTATTGAAGAGGTTGTATTTAAAGATAGAGATATTGGTATAGGAGAATTAATTACGGCACTGGATGAAAACTTTGAGGGAAATGAAAGGCTGAGACAGCTGTTAATTAACAAACCTGCTAAATACGGAAATGACAATGAGTATGTTGATGGAATTGCAAGAGAAATTTTAGGTTTCTGTGCTGACACGGTTCAATCCTGGGAAGATTCCAGACACGGACACTATTCTTTCTGTAATCTGTCCCAGACAGTAAATATTTCACATGGGGAAGCATGCGGTGCAACACCTGACGGCAGAAGAGCAGGAGAACCATATTGTGACAATGCATCTCCAACCATGGGAAGGGATTTGTCCGGACCTACTGCTACAGTAAAATCAGTGGCGGCTATAGATCAGAAAAAGTTCCATGATGGTGCGTTGTTTAACCTAAGATTTGATCCAAAAGGCATTGAAGGAGAAAAGGGCCTGCAAATTCTTGAAGGTGTCATAAAAACATATTTTGATAATGGGGGAGAACATATACAGATAAATGTGGTAGACGATAAAACTTTAAAAGCAGCTCAGAATGAGCCTGAAAAGTACAAAGGTCTTATGGTCAGAGTAGCAGGATATATGGCGTATTTTACAGAACTGGATAAGGCTGCACAGGATACGATTATTTACAGAACAGCTCATTTAAAATAG
- a CDS encoding glycyl-radical enzyme activating protein, with the protein MKKQCQKALVGAIQKFSTEDGPGIRTTVFLKGCPLACKWCHNPELIEFEQQVIEMPNNCIQCGYCIKECTQHAIYADADKKIKINRELCIRCMKCTEICYAKGLLPVAKFMTAEEVIYQVVQDKQFYSYTNGGMTISGGEMLSQPAFTEELIDMAEKEKINVCLDTSGFGDGDVLEKLVRKKNVGHLLYDMKCIDSEVHKKYTGKGNGVILENLSRIASFPELNEKLVMRMPLIKDINDTEEIIGLTAEFYEKNNIKKITLLPYHNLGISKKKNIGGMQEIFQPPDDEKVEKIKEYFIKELGAEVEVLGKL; encoded by the coding sequence ATGAAAAAACAGTGTCAAAAGGCATTAGTAGGTGCAATTCAGAAATTTTCAACAGAAGATGGTCCAGGAATAAGAACCACAGTATTTTTAAAAGGCTGCCCCTTAGCGTGTAAATGGTGTCATAATCCGGAACTAATTGAATTTGAACAACAGGTCATAGAGATGCCCAATAATTGCATCCAGTGTGGCTATTGTATTAAAGAATGTACCCAGCATGCCATTTATGCAGATGCAGACAAAAAAATTAAAATTAATCGGGAGTTATGTATCCGATGCATGAAGTGTACGGAAATCTGCTATGCCAAAGGGCTTTTGCCAGTTGCCAAATTTATGACAGCAGAAGAAGTTATATATCAGGTTGTCCAGGATAAACAGTTTTATTCCTATACAAACGGTGGAATGACCATAAGTGGGGGAGAAATGCTGTCACAGCCTGCTTTTACAGAAGAATTAATTGATATGGCAGAAAAAGAGAAAATCAATGTCTGCCTTGATACTTCAGGTTTTGGTGATGGAGATGTACTGGAAAAACTGGTCAGAAAGAAAAATGTAGGCCACCTGTTATATGATATGAAATGTATCGACAGTGAAGTTCATAAAAAATATACGGGAAAAGGGAATGGGGTTATTCTGGAAAACCTGTCCAGGATAGCATCCTTTCCTGAATTAAACGAAAAGCTGGTTATGAGAATGCCTTTAATAAAAGACATAAATGATACAGAAGAAATCATCGGGTTAACGGCAGAATTCTACGAAAAAAATAACATAAAAAAAATAACTTTATTACCCTATCACAATTTAGGCATCAGCAAGAAAAAAAATATTGGGGGCATGCAGGAAATTTTCCAGCCTCCAGATGATGAAAAAGTGGAAAAAATCAAAGAATATTTTATTAAGGAATTAGGAGCTGAAGTAGAAGTTTTGGGAAAGCTTTAA
- a CDS encoding helix-turn-helix domain-containing protein, translated as MSKIINYIYAEHSNNITLDDLSKMEHLSTYYISHMIKASLGMNFREFLCFARVESSEIPLLATNKKISSIAKEVGFSTTSYYEKYFKKWFGRSPLEHRELCAPLILSSSKTETAAPVSISEIISAVTEGLSAVTSQETSDLHVQYIKQDITIASHAQRISYYAPKVQLIISLQDYNTLGSEIFHILKKLNCFDVIIETTNPADAELSELFQTDLIKHHCNASIKSTSALSSLTSYGFDSIAFMIYLLNNNMMSNKPIRLRLMDPDSKTSLTGYPALLTSGGMPKPSYYACFFMTRLFGDLIYLCDNCSIVRLDREKTCYGIFIYNYNDSMNRLCTRRTSFLETQSTINAFLDELNININLLGITGKHIITKYTFTTQNNIFNLVSKLGFTNGFKSALNLDHKEYTTPDIDIQVESVTDTLNISFSFTGAGIQVVVIEPFD; from the coding sequence ATGAGCAAGATAATTAATTATATCTACGCCGAACATTCCAACAATATCACTCTAGACGACCTCTCTAAAATGGAGCACTTAAGTACTTACTATATTTCTCACATGATAAAAGCATCTTTAGGCATGAATTTCAGGGAATTTCTATGCTTTGCAAGAGTTGAATCATCAGAAATACCACTTCTGGCTACAAATAAAAAAATCAGTTCTATTGCTAAAGAAGTGGGTTTTTCAACCACTTCCTATTATGAAAAGTATTTTAAAAAATGGTTTGGCCGTTCTCCTTTAGAGCATAGAGAGCTCTGTGCTCCTCTTATTCTGAGTTCTTCTAAGACAGAAACGGCTGCTCCAGTATCCATAAGCGAAATTATATCTGCTGTTACTGAGGGCTTATCTGCTGTTACTTCTCAGGAAACCAGTGATTTGCATGTTCAGTATATAAAACAGGATATTACTATTGCTTCTCATGCTCAAAGGATTTCTTATTATGCTCCAAAGGTACAACTGATTATTTCTCTGCAGGACTATAATACTTTAGGTTCTGAAATTTTTCACATACTTAAAAAGCTGAACTGCTTTGATGTCATTATTGAAACGACTAATCCTGCAGATGCTGAATTATCAGAACTATTTCAAACAGACCTGATTAAACATCATTGCAATGCTTCAATTAAAAGTACTTCTGCCTTATCCTCCTTAACCTCTTATGGTTTTGACTCTATCGCCTTTATGATATATTTGTTGAATAATAATATGATGTCTAACAAACCCATAAGATTACGTTTGATGGATCCGGATTCAAAAACAAGTCTCACTGGCTATCCTGCATTACTCACTTCTGGTGGAATGCCCAAACCCTCCTACTATGCCTGTTTTTTCATGACAAGACTTTTCGGTGATTTAATTTATCTGTGTGATAACTGCTCCATAGTAAGGCTGGACCGTGAGAAGACATGCTATGGAATATTTATTTATAATTATAATGATAGTATGAACCGTTTATGTACCCGGAGAACTTCCTTTCTGGAAACGCAGTCTACCATTAATGCATTCTTAGATGAACTGAACATTAACATTAACTTATTGGGCATAACCGGAAAGCATATTATCACAAAATATACCTTTACCACACAGAATAATATTTTTAATCTGGTTTCCAAACTTGGTTTTACCAATGGGTTTAAATCTGCTCTTAACCTGGACCATAAAGAGTACACCACACCTGATATAGATATTCAGGTTGAATCGGTTACTGATACATTAAATATCAGCTTTTCCTTTACCGGAGCCGGCATTCAGGTAGTAGTTATTGAACCCTTTGATTAG
- a CDS encoding cupin domain-containing protein, with translation MLLEKIIYANDLPINIKLANITEYPFHFHKDIEFIFVLKGNISLKNGCCTYELPEGSVFTSNGHEVHGFHCENSDNIVAIIQISNLFFTQYFPNLPKSCYRTYTSEETDSRFDVLRQKLLLIIWEYLKRGSNYKSKCIDYTIQLIHYLNLNFNLFSFDKKR, from the coding sequence ATGCTTTTAGAAAAAATCATATATGCCAATGACTTGCCAATTAATATAAAATTGGCAAATATTACAGAATATCCTTTTCATTTTCATAAGGATATTGAATTTATTTTTGTATTAAAAGGGAATATATCATTAAAAAACGGCTGTTGCACCTACGAACTGCCTGAGGGTAGTGTTTTCACAAGCAATGGACATGAAGTGCATGGATTTCACTGTGAAAATAGCGATAACATAGTTGCCATCATTCAGATCAGTAATCTTTTTTTTACACAATATTTCCCTAATCTTCCTAAAAGCTGCTACCGTACTTATACCTCAGAGGAAACAGATTCCCGTTTTGATGTACTCAGACAAAAGTTACTACTTATTATCTGGGAATATTTAAAAAGAGGCAGTAACTACAAAAGTAAATGCATTGATTACACGATCCAGCTGATTCATTACCTTAATCTTAACTTTAATTTGTTTTCCTTTGATAAAAAACGGTAG
- a CDS encoding aldo/keto reductase, translated as MMKKVLLPDGSSMPQLGQGTWLMGEEDNNFEKEVKSLKYGIELGLNLIDTAEMYGDGKAENITGNAIKTFRRQDVYLVSKVMPENANRKQIYKSIEKSLKMLGTDYIDMYLLHWRENADLAEVVYCMEDLIEKRKIKRWGVSNFDVEDMEDLWKVSDGKRCSINQILYNLGTRGIEYDLMEWQRERKIPFMAYSPVGQAGALITQDGMSKAMLMKDKNVKEVAAKYGISVVQLLLAFVLRFDDMVAIPKAVKSEHIEENEIAGRIVLSEQDVEQLSRSFPAPQKKVTMEKY; from the coding sequence ATGATGAAAAAAGTTTTATTACCAGATGGTTCTTCAATGCCACAGCTGGGTCAGGGGACATGGCTCATGGGAGAAGAGGATAACAACTTTGAAAAAGAAGTAAAAAGTCTTAAATATGGTATTGAATTAGGATTAAATCTCATTGATACTGCAGAAATGTATGGTGATGGGAAAGCGGAAAACATTACTGGGAACGCAATAAAAACATTCAGGAGACAAGATGTTTATCTGGTAAGTAAGGTCATGCCTGAAAATGCAAATAGAAAACAGATATATAAAAGCATCGAAAAAAGTCTTAAAATGCTGGGCACAGACTACATTGATATGTATCTGCTCCATTGGAGGGAAAATGCAGATCTTGCTGAAGTGGTTTATTGTATGGAAGATTTAATAGAAAAGAGAAAAATAAAAAGATGGGGGGTTTCTAATTTTGATGTGGAAGACATGGAAGATTTATGGAAAGTCTCAGATGGAAAGAGGTGCAGTATTAATCAAATATTATATAACCTGGGGACAAGAGGAATAGAATATGATTTAATGGAGTGGCAGCGTGAAAGAAAAATTCCTTTTATGGCTTATAGTCCGGTGGGACAGGCGGGAGCATTAATCACCCAGGATGGTATGTCAAAAGCAATGCTGATGAAAGATAAAAATGTGAAAGAAGTAGCAGCAAAGTATGGGATATCTGTTGTACAGCTGTTATTGGCATTTGTCCTGAGATTCGATGATATGGTTGCAATCCCCAAAGCTGTTAAGTCAGAACATATTGAAGAAAATGAAATAGCAGGAAGAATCGTTTTATCTGAACAGGATGTGGAACAACTTTCAAGATCTTTTCCTGCTCCACAGAAAAAAGTAACCATGGAAAAATATTAG
- a CDS encoding AraC family transcriptional regulator, which yields MKNFVIPNLDKPNGETLSEYLSSSIEAFSDITGIAVTYFNNNNEIVKEFKADDKICNFFEVYKECSGPCRRNLASSGQFASRLGEPYIFLCKSGLTNIATSLIIDEVFVGYFIAGPIVMGELRSSTANNFSTLNSLNDTSLSMAKMFANKMKVYHPNQVSQIALLLYNCIITAVSDSNDYSALRNQYSQQNQISADIQKYKKTLNPMEYPYDLENVLINNVTGGQINAAKENVKELLNKFSILEVGDLEGIKAKSLWLFAIIIRIANENEKNINKILDTDLDVINKLSEAATFPELLTISETIIELITKNMLTSIYNGHSQIIAKALQFINKHYSEKITLKDIEQNLHVNASYFSTLFKHEMGVTFTDYLNALKIERASELLSTTNLSIIDISLSAGFDDQSYFTKVFKKAKGVTPKQYRSTNSMVNPELEIQK from the coding sequence ATGAAGAATTTTGTTATTCCTAATTTAGATAAACCCAACGGAGAAACTCTTTCAGAGTACCTGAGCAGCTCTATTGAGGCTTTCTCAGATATTACCGGGATTGCCGTCACTTATTTTAATAATAACAACGAAATCGTAAAAGAATTCAAAGCTGATGATAAAATCTGCAATTTTTTTGAAGTTTATAAAGAATGCTCTGGACCTTGCAGGCGAAACCTGGCATCCTCAGGTCAGTTTGCATCAAGACTGGGCGAGCCCTATATATTCCTTTGTAAATCAGGTCTTACAAACATTGCCACTTCCCTGATTATCGATGAAGTCTTTGTGGGATATTTTATCGCTGGTCCTATTGTCATGGGAGAGCTAAGAAGCAGCACAGCCAATAATTTTTCCACTCTCAACAGCCTTAATGACACCTCTCTTTCTATGGCAAAAATGTTTGCCAATAAAATGAAAGTATATCATCCCAATCAGGTTTCTCAAATTGCACTTCTGCTTTATAATTGTATTATTACAGCTGTTTCTGACAGTAATGATTATAGTGCCCTCAGGAACCAGTACAGCCAGCAGAATCAGATTAGTGCGGATATCCAAAAATATAAGAAAACACTGAATCCTATGGAATATCCCTATGATTTGGAAAACGTACTGATAAATAACGTAACCGGAGGTCAGATTAATGCAGCTAAGGAAAATGTCAAAGAGCTGTTAAATAAATTTTCAATCCTTGAAGTGGGCGATCTGGAAGGTATTAAGGCTAAATCTCTGTGGCTGTTTGCTATTATCATCCGAATTGCAAATGAGAATGAAAAAAATATCAATAAAATATTAGACACCGATCTGGATGTTATTAATAAACTAAGTGAAGCTGCAACCTTTCCTGAGCTTTTGACCATTTCAGAAACCATCATAGAGCTTATTACTAAAAATATGCTGACATCTATTTATAACGGACACTCTCAGATAATTGCAAAAGCACTGCAATTCATCAATAAACATTACAGTGAAAAAATTACTTTAAAAGATATTGAGCAGAATCTGCATGTAAATGCCTCTTACTTTTCAACTTTATTTAAACATGAAATGGGGGTTACATTCACGGACTACTTAAATGCATTAAAGATTGAACGGGCCAGTGAACTTTTATCAACCACCAATTTAAGCATTATTGATATATCATTATCCGCAGGATTCGATGATCAAAGCTATTTTACCAAAGTTTTTAAAAAGGCCAAAGGAGTTACTCCAAAACAATATCGAAGCACAAATTCCATGGTAAATCCAGAACTGGAAATCCAAAAATAA
- a CDS encoding cobalamin B12-binding domain-containing protein, whose amino-acid sequence MSKEAIMEAAKQSIVEADEDMAMEALANAEAEGVDLVELLSHGYSAGMKELGDLFGMGEIFLPELIFATEVMKTVSAEIESKMDMSEIKSNGTLVIGTVEGDVHDIGKGIVASLVKTNGVEVYDLGREVPAQKFVDAAIEHNAQFVGSSALLTTTMTVQKDIEDALKAAGIRDKVKTMVGGAPVTNRWAEKIGADAYCEDASDTVNFILKWIEELQ is encoded by the coding sequence ATGAGTAAAGAAGCAATTATGGAAGCTGCGAAACAGTCGATTGTTGAAGCAGACGAAGATATGGCCATGGAAGCATTAGCAAATGCTGAAGCAGAAGGGGTTGATCTTGTTGAATTGTTAAGCCACGGATACAGTGCAGGAATGAAAGAGCTGGGAGATCTTTTCGGAATGGGAGAGATATTTCTACCAGAGTTAATTTTTGCAACAGAAGTTATGAAGACCGTAAGTGCTGAAATAGAAAGCAAGATGGATATGTCAGAAATAAAGTCCAATGGAACATTAGTTATTGGAACTGTAGAAGGTGATGTCCATGATATCGGTAAAGGAATCGTTGCTTCTCTGGTTAAAACTAATGGCGTTGAAGTATATGATCTGGGAAGAGAAGTTCCGGCTCAGAAGTTTGTAGATGCTGCAATTGAACACAATGCACAATTTGTAGGAAGCAGCGCCCTGCTTACTACTACCATGACTGTTCAGAAAGACATTGAAGATGCACTGAAAGCTGCCGGAATCAGAGACAAGGTTAAGACCATGGTAGGAGGAGCTCCGGTAACAAACAGATGGGCAGAAAAGATTGGTGCGGATGCTTACTGTGAAGATGCTTCTGATACTGTTAACTTTATCTTAAAATGGATTGAAGAACTGCAATAA
- a CDS encoding cobalamin B12-binding domain-containing protein: protein MEKQELLNKAKEAIVDADEEKAFSIISEAKKQNVNLLDLLLAGFGAGNQEIGERFDRGSLSLPELIYAAEVMKNVTNTILELLDSDEGSNSPFVTKGTVLLATVAGDVHDIGKGIVASTLRTAGFDVIDLGCEVPVETILEEAKKRNVDIIGTSALLTSTMVEQKKLEKLLAETGEKKNFMTMVGGAPCTPRWAKKIGADGYSEDAVDAVKVAVKLMEEKRMKFDL, encoded by the coding sequence TTGGAAAAGCAGGAATTGTTAAATAAAGCAAAAGAGGCAATTGTGGATGCAGATGAAGAAAAGGCATTTAGTATCATTTCTGAAGCAAAAAAACAGAATGTTAATCTTTTGGATTTACTGCTGGCTGGATTTGGTGCAGGAAATCAGGAAATTGGAGAGCGATTCGACAGAGGGAGTCTGTCACTTCCAGAATTAATTTATGCAGCTGAAGTTATGAAAAACGTTACGAATACCATTTTGGAGTTGCTGGATTCTGATGAAGGTTCCAATTCTCCTTTCGTAACAAAAGGTACTGTATTACTTGCCACTGTAGCGGGAGATGTCCATGATATCGGAAAGGGCATCGTTGCTTCAACTTTGAGGACTGCAGGATTTGATGTAATAGACTTAGGCTGTGAGGTTCCAGTGGAAACCATACTGGAAGAAGCCAAAAAGAGAAATGTAGACATAATTGGAACAAGCGCTTTACTTACATCTACTATGGTTGAACAGAAGAAGCTGGAAAAACTTTTAGCAGAAACTGGAGAAAAGAAGAATTTTATGACCATGGTAGGAGGGGCACCTTGTACACCGAGATGGGCAAAGAAAATTGGTGCTGACGGTTATAGTGAAGATGCAGTGGATGCTGTCAAGGTGGCTGTTAAGCTGATGGAAGAAAAAAGAATGAAATTTGATTTATAG